The following coding sequences are from one Osmia bicornis bicornis chromosome 2, iOsmBic2.1, whole genome shotgun sequence window:
- the LOC114875804 gene encoding serine/threonine-protein kinase D3 isoform X4 — MEGPEVTFLFQFGLIRDTITVESSSLTLKTLKEFACDFINNKCPEHGLNHLFERLLLFKHDYNSTNILQLITNATEVVDETLVEIVLTAQVPNEEVPIRPHALTVHSYKVPTFCDFCGEMLFGLVRQGLKCEGCGMNYHKRCVIKVPNNCSHDVSQRRRSSTMLNVPRSPSQGSTSSLTSISDDNHSTNNTPNASQNNSTLTIPSIVAPKQSRSPSLGGRPVWVERELATRIKIPHTFVVHTYTRPTVCGYCKKLLRGLFKQGLQCKDCQYNAHKKCIEKIPKDCTGENPRDNTGSEYPDSGVGSEPEGKCDGRNEEGDGDSDVESPSPPQHSSFATDETKASEEYTDQVPSNDDVICDEFQKSRPSSCSSTPSNNIPLMRIVQSVKHTKRRGSKVLKEGWMVHFTSRDPVRRKHYWRLDTKAITLFQSESSSKYYKEIPLVEILSIETATTSRSQTMHCFELKTANMDYYVGEDSSYGDNCSQVPAPESGIGAHVARSWETSIRQALMPVTTVSANQEQSTEPEENVTDMSQLYEIFPDEVLGSGQFGTVYGGIHRKSGRAVAIKVIDKLRFPTKQEAQLKNEVAILQNLSHSGVVNLERMFETPERIFVVMEKLKGDMLEMILSSERGRLSERITKFLITQILVALKHLHSKNIVHCDLKPENVLLSSDSEFTQVKLCDFGFARIIGEKSFRRSVVGTPAYLAPEVLRNKGYNRSLDMWSVGVIIYVSLSGTFPFNEEEDINEQIQNAAFMYPPVPWQEISSDAIDLINNLLQVKQRKRFTVDKSLQHVWLQDYQTWCDLRELEAKVGYRYLTHESDDARWLAYSNQHT, encoded by the exons ATGGAGGGACCAgaagtaacatttttatttcaatttggtTTAATTCGTGACACTATTACAGTTGAAAGCAGTTCGTTAACTCTTAAAACTCTAAAAGAATTTGCTTGcgattttataaataataagtgTCCTGAGCATGGTTTAAATCACTTGTTTGAACGATTGCTTTTATTTAAGCATGATTATAATTCTACTAATATCTTACAACTTATTACAAATGCAACAGAAGTTGTTGATGAAACCTTAGTGGAAATTGTTCTAACTG CACAAGTGCCAAATGAAGAAGTTCCCATTCGTCCCCATGCTTTAACGGTTCATTCGTATAAAGTTCCAACATTTTGTGATTTTTGTGGAGAGATGTTATTTGGTCTTGTTCGACAAGGTCTAAAATGTGAAG GTTGTGGAATGAATTATCATAAAAGATGTGTTATTAAAGTACCCAATAATTGCTCACACGATGTCAGTCAAAGAAGACGTAGTTCAACGATGCTAAATGTACCAAGATCTCCGAGTCAAGGATCAACTAGTAGTTTGACCAGCATTAGCGATGATAATCATAGTACAAATAATACACCGAATGCAAGTCAAAATAATAGTACTTTG acAATACCAAGCATAGTAGCTCCAAAACAATCTCGTTCTCCTTCCCTGGGTGGAAGGCCAGTTTGGGTCGAGCGAGAACTTGCAACACGTATAAAAATTCCGCATACGTTTGTAGTACATACTTATACCAGACCAACCGTATGTGGatattgtaaaaaattattacgtGGTTTATTTAAGCAAGGCCTACAGTGCAAAGATTGTCAATATAATGCGcataaaaaatgtattgaaaaaatacCTAAAGACTGTACTGGAGAAAATCCGCGAGACAATACAG GTAGTGAATATCCTGATAGTGGTGTTGGTAGTGAACCAGAAGGAAAATGCGACGGCAGAAATGAAGAAGGCGATGGCGACAGTGATGTTGAATCTCCATCACCCCCTCAACATTCATCATTTGCAACAGATGAAACAAAAGCATCAGAGGAGTATAct gATCAAGTTCCAAGTAATGATGATGTTATTTGTgatgaatttcaaaaatcGAGACCATCAAG TTGCAGCTCTACCCCAAGCAATAATATTCCTCTAATGCGTATAGTGCAAAGTGTTAAACACACAAAACGACGTGGTTCAAAAGTTCTAAAGGAGGGTTGGATGGTACATTTTACAAGTCGTGATCCAGTG AGGAGAAAACATTATTGGCGGCTTGATACAAAGGCTATAACATTATTTCAAAGTGAAAGTAGTTCCAAATATTACAAAGAAATTCCATTAGTTGAGATACTGTCTATCGAAACTGCTACGACATCTCGTTCGC aaacAATGCATTGTTTTGAGTTAAAAACTGCCAATATGGATTATTATGTAGGAGAAGATTCTTCATATGGAGATAATTGTAGCCAAGTTCCTGCACCAGAAAGTGGTATAGGAGCACACGTAGCCAGATCGTGGGAAACAAGTATTAGACAAGCACTTATGCCAGTAACTACTGTATCAGCTA ATCAAGAACAATCCACCGAACCTGAAGAAAATGTTACAGATATGTCTCAGTTGTATGAGATCTTTCCAGATGAAGTTTTGGGTTCTGGTCAATTTGGTACAGTATATGGAGGTATTCATCGTAAAAGTGGTCGAGCGGTTGCCATAAAAGTTATTGATAAGTTACGTTTTCCTACGAAGCAAGAAGCACAACTTAAAAATGAAGTTGCTATTTTACAAAATCTCTCTCATAGCGGAGTTGTTAACTTAGAACGAATGTTCGAAACTCCAGAACGAATATTTGTAGTTATGGAAAAGTTAAAGGGTGACATGCTGGAAATGATATTAAGTTCAGAGCGTGGTCGTCTCAGTGAACGAATAACTAAATTCCTAATTACACAGATATTAGTAGCGTTAAAACATTTACATAGCAAAAACATAGTACATTGTGATTTAAAACCTGAAAACGTGTTGTTAAGTAGCGACAGCGAATTTACACAAGTAAAATTATGTGATTTTGGATTTGCTAGAATCATAGGAGAGAAAAGCTTTAGAAGAAGTGTTGTAGGTACTCCAGCATATCTAGCACCCGAAGTTTTAAGAAATAAAGGTTATAATCGGTCTCTAGATATGTGGAGTGTTGGTGTAATTATTTACGTATCTTTAAGCGGTACATTTCCTTTCAATGAGGAAGAAGACATTAATGAACAAATACAAAATGCTGCTTTTATGTATCCGCCAGTTCCTTGGCAAGAAATCTCATCTGATG ctattgatttaattaataatttactaCAAGTAAAGCAGAGAAAACGTTTCACTGTAGATAAGAGTTTACAACACGTGTGGCTCCAG GATTATCAAACATGGTGCGATTTACGAGAATTAGAAGCAAAAGTGGGATATCGTTATTTGACCCACGAAAGTGATGATGCTCGGTGGCTAGCATATAGTAATCAACACACATGA
- the LOC114875804 gene encoding serine/threonine-protein kinase D3 isoform X3 yields MLYYINILVENKKINQLIMEGPEVTFLFQFGLIRDTITVESSSLTLKTLKEFACDFINNKCPEHGLNHLFERLLLFKHDYNSTNILQLITNATEVVDETLVEIVLTAQVPNEEVPIRPHALTVHSYKVPTFCDFCGEMLFGLVRQGLKCEGCGMNYHKRCVIKVPNNCSHDVSQRRRSSTMLNVPRSPSQGSTSSLTSISDDNHSTNNTPNTIPSIVAPKQSRSPSLGGRPVWVERELATRIKIPHTFVVHTYTRPTVCGYCKKLLRGLFKQGLQCKDCQYNAHKKCIEKIPKDCTGENPRDNTGSEYPDSGVGSEPEGKCDGRNEEGDGDSDVESPSPPQHSSFATDETKASEEYTDQVPSNDDVICDEFQKSRPSSCSSTPSNNIPLMRIVQSVKHTKRRGSKVLKEGWMVHFTSRDPVRRKHYWRLDTKAITLFQSESSSKYYKEIPLVEILSIETATTSRSQTMHCFELKTANMDYYVGEDSSYGDNCSQVPAPESGIGAHVARSWETSIRQALMPVTTVSANQEQSTEPEENVTDMSQLYEIFPDEVLGSGQFGTVYGGIHRKSGRAVAIKVIDKLRFPTKQEAQLKNEVAILQNLSHSGVVNLERMFETPERIFVVMEKLKGDMLEMILSSERGRLSERITKFLITQILVALKHLHSKNIVHCDLKPENVLLSSDSEFTQVKLCDFGFARIIGEKSFRRSVVGTPAYLAPEVLRNKGYNRSLDMWSVGVIIYVSLSGTFPFNEEEDINEQIQNAAFMYPPVPWQEISSDAIDLINNLLQVKQRKRFTVDKSLQHVWLQDYQTWCDLRELEAKVGYRYLTHESDDARWLAYSNQHT; encoded by the exons atgttatattatattaatatcttggttgaaaataaaaag ataAACCAGTTAATAATGGAGGGACCAgaagtaacatttttatttcaatttggtTTAATTCGTGACACTATTACAGTTGAAAGCAGTTCGTTAACTCTTAAAACTCTAAAAGAATTTGCTTGcgattttataaataataagtgTCCTGAGCATGGTTTAAATCACTTGTTTGAACGATTGCTTTTATTTAAGCATGATTATAATTCTACTAATATCTTACAACTTATTACAAATGCAACAGAAGTTGTTGATGAAACCTTAGTGGAAATTGTTCTAACTG CACAAGTGCCAAATGAAGAAGTTCCCATTCGTCCCCATGCTTTAACGGTTCATTCGTATAAAGTTCCAACATTTTGTGATTTTTGTGGAGAGATGTTATTTGGTCTTGTTCGACAAGGTCTAAAATGTGAAG GTTGTGGAATGAATTATCATAAAAGATGTGTTATTAAAGTACCCAATAATTGCTCACACGATGTCAGTCAAAGAAGACGTAGTTCAACGATGCTAAATGTACCAAGATCTCCGAGTCAAGGATCAACTAGTAGTTTGACCAGCATTAGCGATGATAATCATAGTACAAATAATACACCGAAT acAATACCAAGCATAGTAGCTCCAAAACAATCTCGTTCTCCTTCCCTGGGTGGAAGGCCAGTTTGGGTCGAGCGAGAACTTGCAACACGTATAAAAATTCCGCATACGTTTGTAGTACATACTTATACCAGACCAACCGTATGTGGatattgtaaaaaattattacgtGGTTTATTTAAGCAAGGCCTACAGTGCAAAGATTGTCAATATAATGCGcataaaaaatgtattgaaaaaatacCTAAAGACTGTACTGGAGAAAATCCGCGAGACAATACAG GTAGTGAATATCCTGATAGTGGTGTTGGTAGTGAACCAGAAGGAAAATGCGACGGCAGAAATGAAGAAGGCGATGGCGACAGTGATGTTGAATCTCCATCACCCCCTCAACATTCATCATTTGCAACAGATGAAACAAAAGCATCAGAGGAGTATAct gATCAAGTTCCAAGTAATGATGATGTTATTTGTgatgaatttcaaaaatcGAGACCATCAAG TTGCAGCTCTACCCCAAGCAATAATATTCCTCTAATGCGTATAGTGCAAAGTGTTAAACACACAAAACGACGTGGTTCAAAAGTTCTAAAGGAGGGTTGGATGGTACATTTTACAAGTCGTGATCCAGTG AGGAGAAAACATTATTGGCGGCTTGATACAAAGGCTATAACATTATTTCAAAGTGAAAGTAGTTCCAAATATTACAAAGAAATTCCATTAGTTGAGATACTGTCTATCGAAACTGCTACGACATCTCGTTCGC aaacAATGCATTGTTTTGAGTTAAAAACTGCCAATATGGATTATTATGTAGGAGAAGATTCTTCATATGGAGATAATTGTAGCCAAGTTCCTGCACCAGAAAGTGGTATAGGAGCACACGTAGCCAGATCGTGGGAAACAAGTATTAGACAAGCACTTATGCCAGTAACTACTGTATCAGCTA ATCAAGAACAATCCACCGAACCTGAAGAAAATGTTACAGATATGTCTCAGTTGTATGAGATCTTTCCAGATGAAGTTTTGGGTTCTGGTCAATTTGGTACAGTATATGGAGGTATTCATCGTAAAAGTGGTCGAGCGGTTGCCATAAAAGTTATTGATAAGTTACGTTTTCCTACGAAGCAAGAAGCACAACTTAAAAATGAAGTTGCTATTTTACAAAATCTCTCTCATAGCGGAGTTGTTAACTTAGAACGAATGTTCGAAACTCCAGAACGAATATTTGTAGTTATGGAAAAGTTAAAGGGTGACATGCTGGAAATGATATTAAGTTCAGAGCGTGGTCGTCTCAGTGAACGAATAACTAAATTCCTAATTACACAGATATTAGTAGCGTTAAAACATTTACATAGCAAAAACATAGTACATTGTGATTTAAAACCTGAAAACGTGTTGTTAAGTAGCGACAGCGAATTTACACAAGTAAAATTATGTGATTTTGGATTTGCTAGAATCATAGGAGAGAAAAGCTTTAGAAGAAGTGTTGTAGGTACTCCAGCATATCTAGCACCCGAAGTTTTAAGAAATAAAGGTTATAATCGGTCTCTAGATATGTGGAGTGTTGGTGTAATTATTTACGTATCTTTAAGCGGTACATTTCCTTTCAATGAGGAAGAAGACATTAATGAACAAATACAAAATGCTGCTTTTATGTATCCGCCAGTTCCTTGGCAAGAAATCTCATCTGATG ctattgatttaattaataatttactaCAAGTAAAGCAGAGAAAACGTTTCACTGTAGATAAGAGTTTACAACACGTGTGGCTCCAG GATTATCAAACATGGTGCGATTTACGAGAATTAGAAGCAAAAGTGGGATATCGTTATTTGACCCACGAAAGTGATGATGCTCGGTGGCTAGCATATAGTAATCAACACACATGA
- the LOC114875804 gene encoding serine/threonine-protein kinase D3 isoform X1, which produces MLYYINILVENKKINQLIMEGPEVTFLFQFGLIRDTITVESSSLTLKTLKEFACDFINNKCPEHGLNHLFERLLLFKHDYNSTNILQLITNATEVVDETLVEIVLTAQVPNEEVPIRPHALTVHSYKVPTFCDFCGEMLFGLVRQGLKCEGCGMNYHKRCVIKVPNNCSHDVSQRRRSSTMLNVPRSPSQGSTSSLTSISDDNHSTNNTPNASQNNSTLTIPSIVAPKQSRSPSLGGRPVWVERELATRIKIPHTFVVHTYTRPTVCGYCKKLLRGLFKQGLQCKDCQYNAHKKCIEKIPKDCTGENPRDNTGSEYPDSGVGSEPEGKCDGRNEEGDGDSDVESPSPPQHSSFATDETKASEEYTDQVPSNDDVICDEFQKSRPSSCSSTPSNNIPLMRIVQSVKHTKRRGSKVLKEGWMVHFTSRDPVRRKHYWRLDTKAITLFQSESSSKYYKEIPLVEILSIETATTSRSQTMHCFELKTANMDYYVGEDSSYGDNCSQVPAPESGIGAHVARSWETSIRQALMPVTTVSANQEQSTEPEENVTDMSQLYEIFPDEVLGSGQFGTVYGGIHRKSGRAVAIKVIDKLRFPTKQEAQLKNEVAILQNLSHSGVVNLERMFETPERIFVVMEKLKGDMLEMILSSERGRLSERITKFLITQILVALKHLHSKNIVHCDLKPENVLLSSDSEFTQVKLCDFGFARIIGEKSFRRSVVGTPAYLAPEVLRNKGYNRSLDMWSVGVIIYVSLSGTFPFNEEEDINEQIQNAAFMYPPVPWQEISSDAIDLINNLLQVKQRKRFTVDKSLQHVWLQDYQTWCDLRELEAKVGYRYLTHESDDARWLAYSNQHT; this is translated from the exons atgttatattatattaatatcttggttgaaaataaaaag ataAACCAGTTAATAATGGAGGGACCAgaagtaacatttttatttcaatttggtTTAATTCGTGACACTATTACAGTTGAAAGCAGTTCGTTAACTCTTAAAACTCTAAAAGAATTTGCTTGcgattttataaataataagtgTCCTGAGCATGGTTTAAATCACTTGTTTGAACGATTGCTTTTATTTAAGCATGATTATAATTCTACTAATATCTTACAACTTATTACAAATGCAACAGAAGTTGTTGATGAAACCTTAGTGGAAATTGTTCTAACTG CACAAGTGCCAAATGAAGAAGTTCCCATTCGTCCCCATGCTTTAACGGTTCATTCGTATAAAGTTCCAACATTTTGTGATTTTTGTGGAGAGATGTTATTTGGTCTTGTTCGACAAGGTCTAAAATGTGAAG GTTGTGGAATGAATTATCATAAAAGATGTGTTATTAAAGTACCCAATAATTGCTCACACGATGTCAGTCAAAGAAGACGTAGTTCAACGATGCTAAATGTACCAAGATCTCCGAGTCAAGGATCAACTAGTAGTTTGACCAGCATTAGCGATGATAATCATAGTACAAATAATACACCGAATGCAAGTCAAAATAATAGTACTTTG acAATACCAAGCATAGTAGCTCCAAAACAATCTCGTTCTCCTTCCCTGGGTGGAAGGCCAGTTTGGGTCGAGCGAGAACTTGCAACACGTATAAAAATTCCGCATACGTTTGTAGTACATACTTATACCAGACCAACCGTATGTGGatattgtaaaaaattattacgtGGTTTATTTAAGCAAGGCCTACAGTGCAAAGATTGTCAATATAATGCGcataaaaaatgtattgaaaaaatacCTAAAGACTGTACTGGAGAAAATCCGCGAGACAATACAG GTAGTGAATATCCTGATAGTGGTGTTGGTAGTGAACCAGAAGGAAAATGCGACGGCAGAAATGAAGAAGGCGATGGCGACAGTGATGTTGAATCTCCATCACCCCCTCAACATTCATCATTTGCAACAGATGAAACAAAAGCATCAGAGGAGTATAct gATCAAGTTCCAAGTAATGATGATGTTATTTGTgatgaatttcaaaaatcGAGACCATCAAG TTGCAGCTCTACCCCAAGCAATAATATTCCTCTAATGCGTATAGTGCAAAGTGTTAAACACACAAAACGACGTGGTTCAAAAGTTCTAAAGGAGGGTTGGATGGTACATTTTACAAGTCGTGATCCAGTG AGGAGAAAACATTATTGGCGGCTTGATACAAAGGCTATAACATTATTTCAAAGTGAAAGTAGTTCCAAATATTACAAAGAAATTCCATTAGTTGAGATACTGTCTATCGAAACTGCTACGACATCTCGTTCGC aaacAATGCATTGTTTTGAGTTAAAAACTGCCAATATGGATTATTATGTAGGAGAAGATTCTTCATATGGAGATAATTGTAGCCAAGTTCCTGCACCAGAAAGTGGTATAGGAGCACACGTAGCCAGATCGTGGGAAACAAGTATTAGACAAGCACTTATGCCAGTAACTACTGTATCAGCTA ATCAAGAACAATCCACCGAACCTGAAGAAAATGTTACAGATATGTCTCAGTTGTATGAGATCTTTCCAGATGAAGTTTTGGGTTCTGGTCAATTTGGTACAGTATATGGAGGTATTCATCGTAAAAGTGGTCGAGCGGTTGCCATAAAAGTTATTGATAAGTTACGTTTTCCTACGAAGCAAGAAGCACAACTTAAAAATGAAGTTGCTATTTTACAAAATCTCTCTCATAGCGGAGTTGTTAACTTAGAACGAATGTTCGAAACTCCAGAACGAATATTTGTAGTTATGGAAAAGTTAAAGGGTGACATGCTGGAAATGATATTAAGTTCAGAGCGTGGTCGTCTCAGTGAACGAATAACTAAATTCCTAATTACACAGATATTAGTAGCGTTAAAACATTTACATAGCAAAAACATAGTACATTGTGATTTAAAACCTGAAAACGTGTTGTTAAGTAGCGACAGCGAATTTACACAAGTAAAATTATGTGATTTTGGATTTGCTAGAATCATAGGAGAGAAAAGCTTTAGAAGAAGTGTTGTAGGTACTCCAGCATATCTAGCACCCGAAGTTTTAAGAAATAAAGGTTATAATCGGTCTCTAGATATGTGGAGTGTTGGTGTAATTATTTACGTATCTTTAAGCGGTACATTTCCTTTCAATGAGGAAGAAGACATTAATGAACAAATACAAAATGCTGCTTTTATGTATCCGCCAGTTCCTTGGCAAGAAATCTCATCTGATG ctattgatttaattaataatttactaCAAGTAAAGCAGAGAAAACGTTTCACTGTAGATAAGAGTTTACAACACGTGTGGCTCCAG GATTATCAAACATGGTGCGATTTACGAGAATTAGAAGCAAAAGTGGGATATCGTTATTTGACCCACGAAAGTGATGATGCTCGGTGGCTAGCATATAGTAATCAACACACATGA
- the LOC114875804 gene encoding serine/threonine-protein kinase D3 isoform X2, whose protein sequence is MLYYINILVENKKINQLIMEGPEVTFLFQFGLIRDTITVESSSLTLKTLKEFACDFINNKCPEHGLNHLFERLLLFKHDYNSTNILQLITNATEVVDETLVEIVLTAQVPNEEVPIRPHALTVHSYKVPTFCDFCGEMLFGLVRQGLKCEGCGMNYHKRCVIKVPNNCSHDVSQRRRSSTMLNVPRSPSQGSTSSLTSISDDNHSTNNTPNASQNNSTLTIPSIVAPKQSRSPSLGGRPVWVERELATRIKIPHTFVVHTYTRPTVCGYCKKLLRGLFKQGLQCKDCQYNAHKKCIEKIPKDCTGENPRDNTGSEYPDSGVGSEPEGKCDGRNEEGDGDSDVESPSPPQHSSFATDETKASEEYTDQVPSNDDVICDEFQKSRPSSSTPSNNIPLMRIVQSVKHTKRRGSKVLKEGWMVHFTSRDPVRRKHYWRLDTKAITLFQSESSSKYYKEIPLVEILSIETATTSRSQTMHCFELKTANMDYYVGEDSSYGDNCSQVPAPESGIGAHVARSWETSIRQALMPVTTVSANQEQSTEPEENVTDMSQLYEIFPDEVLGSGQFGTVYGGIHRKSGRAVAIKVIDKLRFPTKQEAQLKNEVAILQNLSHSGVVNLERMFETPERIFVVMEKLKGDMLEMILSSERGRLSERITKFLITQILVALKHLHSKNIVHCDLKPENVLLSSDSEFTQVKLCDFGFARIIGEKSFRRSVVGTPAYLAPEVLRNKGYNRSLDMWSVGVIIYVSLSGTFPFNEEEDINEQIQNAAFMYPPVPWQEISSDAIDLINNLLQVKQRKRFTVDKSLQHVWLQDYQTWCDLRELEAKVGYRYLTHESDDARWLAYSNQHT, encoded by the exons atgttatattatattaatatcttggttgaaaataaaaag ataAACCAGTTAATAATGGAGGGACCAgaagtaacatttttatttcaatttggtTTAATTCGTGACACTATTACAGTTGAAAGCAGTTCGTTAACTCTTAAAACTCTAAAAGAATTTGCTTGcgattttataaataataagtgTCCTGAGCATGGTTTAAATCACTTGTTTGAACGATTGCTTTTATTTAAGCATGATTATAATTCTACTAATATCTTACAACTTATTACAAATGCAACAGAAGTTGTTGATGAAACCTTAGTGGAAATTGTTCTAACTG CACAAGTGCCAAATGAAGAAGTTCCCATTCGTCCCCATGCTTTAACGGTTCATTCGTATAAAGTTCCAACATTTTGTGATTTTTGTGGAGAGATGTTATTTGGTCTTGTTCGACAAGGTCTAAAATGTGAAG GTTGTGGAATGAATTATCATAAAAGATGTGTTATTAAAGTACCCAATAATTGCTCACACGATGTCAGTCAAAGAAGACGTAGTTCAACGATGCTAAATGTACCAAGATCTCCGAGTCAAGGATCAACTAGTAGTTTGACCAGCATTAGCGATGATAATCATAGTACAAATAATACACCGAATGCAAGTCAAAATAATAGTACTTTG acAATACCAAGCATAGTAGCTCCAAAACAATCTCGTTCTCCTTCCCTGGGTGGAAGGCCAGTTTGGGTCGAGCGAGAACTTGCAACACGTATAAAAATTCCGCATACGTTTGTAGTACATACTTATACCAGACCAACCGTATGTGGatattgtaaaaaattattacgtGGTTTATTTAAGCAAGGCCTACAGTGCAAAGATTGTCAATATAATGCGcataaaaaatgtattgaaaaaatacCTAAAGACTGTACTGGAGAAAATCCGCGAGACAATACAG GTAGTGAATATCCTGATAGTGGTGTTGGTAGTGAACCAGAAGGAAAATGCGACGGCAGAAATGAAGAAGGCGATGGCGACAGTGATGTTGAATCTCCATCACCCCCTCAACATTCATCATTTGCAACAGATGAAACAAAAGCATCAGAGGAGTATAct gATCAAGTTCCAAGTAATGATGATGTTATTTGTgatgaatttcaaaaatcGAGACCATCAAG CTCTACCCCAAGCAATAATATTCCTCTAATGCGTATAGTGCAAAGTGTTAAACACACAAAACGACGTGGTTCAAAAGTTCTAAAGGAGGGTTGGATGGTACATTTTACAAGTCGTGATCCAGTG AGGAGAAAACATTATTGGCGGCTTGATACAAAGGCTATAACATTATTTCAAAGTGAAAGTAGTTCCAAATATTACAAAGAAATTCCATTAGTTGAGATACTGTCTATCGAAACTGCTACGACATCTCGTTCGC aaacAATGCATTGTTTTGAGTTAAAAACTGCCAATATGGATTATTATGTAGGAGAAGATTCTTCATATGGAGATAATTGTAGCCAAGTTCCTGCACCAGAAAGTGGTATAGGAGCACACGTAGCCAGATCGTGGGAAACAAGTATTAGACAAGCACTTATGCCAGTAACTACTGTATCAGCTA ATCAAGAACAATCCACCGAACCTGAAGAAAATGTTACAGATATGTCTCAGTTGTATGAGATCTTTCCAGATGAAGTTTTGGGTTCTGGTCAATTTGGTACAGTATATGGAGGTATTCATCGTAAAAGTGGTCGAGCGGTTGCCATAAAAGTTATTGATAAGTTACGTTTTCCTACGAAGCAAGAAGCACAACTTAAAAATGAAGTTGCTATTTTACAAAATCTCTCTCATAGCGGAGTTGTTAACTTAGAACGAATGTTCGAAACTCCAGAACGAATATTTGTAGTTATGGAAAAGTTAAAGGGTGACATGCTGGAAATGATATTAAGTTCAGAGCGTGGTCGTCTCAGTGAACGAATAACTAAATTCCTAATTACACAGATATTAGTAGCGTTAAAACATTTACATAGCAAAAACATAGTACATTGTGATTTAAAACCTGAAAACGTGTTGTTAAGTAGCGACAGCGAATTTACACAAGTAAAATTATGTGATTTTGGATTTGCTAGAATCATAGGAGAGAAAAGCTTTAGAAGAAGTGTTGTAGGTACTCCAGCATATCTAGCACCCGAAGTTTTAAGAAATAAAGGTTATAATCGGTCTCTAGATATGTGGAGTGTTGGTGTAATTATTTACGTATCTTTAAGCGGTACATTTCCTTTCAATGAGGAAGAAGACATTAATGAACAAATACAAAATGCTGCTTTTATGTATCCGCCAGTTCCTTGGCAAGAAATCTCATCTGATG ctattgatttaattaataatttactaCAAGTAAAGCAGAGAAAACGTTTCACTGTAGATAAGAGTTTACAACACGTGTGGCTCCAG GATTATCAAACATGGTGCGATTTACGAGAATTAGAAGCAAAAGTGGGATATCGTTATTTGACCCACGAAAGTGATGATGCTCGGTGGCTAGCATATAGTAATCAACACACATGA